The sequence acttattttttaattttttttttgtattttttatttttaatttattttaataaaaataaaaaagttaccaaaaaattataaaaaaaataattacaatgtagaaaatatgataaaatagctaaattttatttttattttaaaaaataaattaaattattttttatttagataaattgtgggtggccagtGGATGTTTAGCATTACCCATTTTTTTAAGTCGATTAGAACATAGTCTCTATCGCAATCAGTAGCTATTGCATGTTTGTCAATGAATATAGAATgatgaacaaaaacaaaaagagTGAAATTGACAGCTAGGCCATAAGAGTTATCACTTACAGCatcttttttaattattttaaatggatTTGACCTTTGACGATACAAAATTATGAATTACTAGTATTAAATTTGGTGGTGGCTCCGACGTCTAACTATGTGCGGTTGTGGAGAAATTGGAAAATCCAGCCAACCAATAGCATTTCGTTATCTGATACGCGGTGGGCCATAACGTTATCTACATACTGTAGTACTTTATTTCATGCTAATTTTAATTGTATTATTAACAAAATAGTAGTAATACATGCTTCTTCTAGATTTCAAGGGTTTTTtgtctaaaaaagaaaaaataaaattacaattggAAACCAAGACACCGTGCTCCAAAATAGATGGACTCTAGAAGTGTGTACAAGTTACATGAATTGTCATAAGTTATAACTCAATTTAAAGTTTGACTTGTAAAATATTTATTGTTagctctattttttttttaaagaataagattatagtataaaagtgtgtaaatgtgtgtgatgtcatattatttgtagtgtaaatctattatccaaaataaaaacaagtcACTATTATTGGAACAACCTAGCTAATAAGGAAAACAGACCAACAATAATAGGATAGAGGAGTATATGGCAACGAAAGGGAGCTCAATGAGGCCCTAAAAAATGTatttcatccgtccacaaaaaatatgatacttttgtcatttttaattTCCATTAAAAGTATTAAACTTTtcgttttaaaaaatatgatctCACATTGCACATCCATTATGTGTACAAAAATTCTACTTTAGGTATTAAAAAAATTGCAGTTGGGATGATAATTTAATGTGTACTCATAAATCATAATTCATTCAAAAGATACAATTGacgcaaaaaaaaaatcgtaacGAAATTAGAATAAGTATGGTAATACTATAATCGTATGTTTTAATTGACATTAATTGAATAATGAATGTCGGCGTGAGGTGCACGTGTAGTCTAGAGGAATCCAATAAATTGGGAAGTAAGGAGATAGAGCAAGAGATGTCATCAATGTATGTGTTGATCTAACATATTAATTACTAGCTAGAAATATTATGAtctaagataaataaaaaatctccAAAAACATTGCAAGTccatgatttatttgttattagtACATATTTCTGATAAACACAGTAATTTGATTAGAGAGGATTAAATTTTGAATGTGCATATTATGAATTGTTATGGTACATACAAACTTACTtaagaaaatcaaaattttcttttattaatcgTTTAATAAGATAatattctcaaatatcattGTTCATGAATAAACTATAATCAAACTTATATACTTATATTGAGAATCACAAAACCATAGCTAAAAAATTTAGGTTTAGGTTTATGATTCCTCAGAGGTTGAGATTCTTTTTGCAGGCAAGTTTAATTATGGAATGTTTTGTACTTTTATCTTAATTGTTATGTACTACTACTATATATGATCTCTTCTCCCTTTATTCCCATCACATGTTTACTCTTTATATAAATCTGTTGATCAAGATCTTTGTAGAGAAACAAAACTGGATTATATCACAAAAAGGAGAAGTGGAAAACGTCAGTACAAAATCGAGGACAAGTAACCATACATAAACTTACAATATTTACACACGATCGATGTATTCATCATCGtcgtcatcgtcatcatcaGATGTTATAGAGCACACAATCCGGCTCCGAAAATTCGATTAAAAATCACCGGATCTCTCACTAGAAGGTCGGAACGACGCCGTACGAGGAAGCGTCGGCGGCGAGGAGCGAGTCGACCTCGAGCTCAGAGACCTTGGCGAATCTCCCCTTGATCCTCGGTCTCGTCTCCGCGTACGCCTTCCTCGAAGCGTATCGAATCGTCTTCTCGAACCTTCTGTTCTTCCTCTTCTCTCTGTACCGCAGCACCCTCGCTTCTCTGTCCATGCCGAAGAGCGCCACCGCCACGCTCTCGCTCTTCCCCAGGCTCTCCGTCGCATCCGCCGCGCCGTTGTGATCCGGCACCACCCCCACCTCCAGCGACGACGACGACACCTGTTTCAATTTgagtttattaattttcaattcgGGTTTAATTGAGGAATAAATGAATTAAGAGGGAATAGGAGCTTACGCTTTGGCTAATGGATTGCGAGGTGAAGTTGTACATGAAGGGTTTGGGGCCCGGGTACTCCATTTCGTAAGTGGGGAACCCGTCGACGACGGGACCCGGTACGTAGTGACCCGACCCGTATTCGGTCTTGCTCTGCACCGGCACGACTCCGTCGGAGGAGTAATGCTTGTGGTCATCGTCGACGATGTGGTGCGGCTTCTGGTCGCCCGatttgagatccagatccagatacGGATCCATATCGTTGAACAGGTACTCGGCCGACATGTACTCGGGCGACCCGGATTCCTCCTCCTCCACCTTGCTGTTCGGGTCGGGTAGGAGCCAGGAGGCGGCCTCCGCCTCCTCCTCGGAGCACTCGGCGGAGGGCGACGACTTGGCGGCCGAGTCGTAGAAGGGGACCACGGGGACGCGCTCGTGGCGGCGGGCGAGGGGGTTGGCGGAGTGGATGTCGCGGTCGCAGGCGGCGCAGAGGGAGGCGGCGTCGGCCTTGCAGGTGAAGGAGGCCGGGGCCTGCTCGCACACCTCGCAGATCCAGACGCGGCCGTGGCGCGACGCCAGCTTGTTGGCGGCGTGGATCTTGCCGTCGCACGCGCCGCACAGGAACGCCGAGTCAGCGCGGCAGAAGACGGCCGCGGGCGCCGCCTTGCACGAGTCGCAGAGCTTCGCGGTTAGGCTCCAGGTTTCCGCCCCCAtttgtttcttctctctctctgtgtttTTTTGCCTCCCGccttaatttctctctctctctctagatgaAGAAATTTAAGAGATAATTGCAAACTTGTTTGAGTTTTTATGAAGTGCAGTGTGTATAGTGGGAAGTGTTTGTAAAGTGAGCTGAATGGGTAGGGATGATCTCGGGGATAGCCAATCAGGTGACGACATATGGCCGACTCTTAGCCAAATAAAAAAGGTTGAATTCATATTTTCGGAATTACGGGATTTTGTTGTTTAGACAAGGCATGGGTGGGGTCCACAGAGAGACGTGGGGGATTTTGCGAGTTGaaacttgagagttgagagctAAAATACTCTTTCAGTTCTCTACTATAACGTCGACGTGTTCAataattttgtttgtttgtttgggAGAGAAAATATGACTGTTAGTATATAATTTGATTGTACAATTACTaagtataatttaaataaaatattatgactTTTATGAATTTAGTATTTCACATATTGGGGACTCGGGGATTTGAACTCTGTTCATGTTAACTCAATTCCGCATTGAACGTTGAACGAACGAAcgttgaccgttagattagataagatcaacggctgagatttTGTCTCTTTTTTCTGTCTATATTGCCTTATATAgatataagatatatatatatagaaccaCTATCAAGACTTCAAAAATCGTGTATTTTgattatattcatttttttcaaaagtttttaataaaatatgtattGATTTTTAGTTGATCATTCTTTGGATTAAtataaaagtaattaaaagatgataaaattaaAGTACGTCATTTTTTGAGTCTAAGATTGTTAGTTTCAAGCAGTCAAATTATAAACGGATATGGATTGGCCCGTCAGACTGGAATTTGATAGTTTTCAATATTTTGGTCacaattttttctttctaaaagacattaattaattcatgCACATTAATATTCGAAAACTAATTCAATGAACTTGTTTCAAGTTGGTGATCATGAAGTGATGGGTTTTTTTTCGGCGCGAATGTTTTCTTGTTGTTCAGTATCATAGTTAAGAAGAAATGAAATATATGGGTCCTTATAAGATTGTGTgctattgaagtgtcccacgttgcattggagatagtggcatgagccactttatatggtgagacaactctctcccttataaggccttttaagggaggaatgagcccaatatccatttctaacatgcAAGATCAATGATAATGTCTAGATCAGATGATTATTCTCTATTTATCATCACGACGAGATTGAAAACTCACAGTCACagctataaataaaaattatggaacccacgaaaataaaaaaaattatgggacCATGTATAATATTTTCTTCTAGGGAGGGGaccatatataatatatgaaaggAAAATATTGCAAAGTAGAAAATAGTAGTTGAGTTGGCACAGTAAACGGGTGGGAATAGATGGCTTTTGTGGGAGCGTTAGGGGCATTATAGAAATTGGGTGTCATTATTATTGACATTCATTTTCATGCTTTCTTGCAACTAAAATCTAAAAACCAAAAACTTGGTCTAGTTTCATTTTGGTTGGCTTGGCttcattttcattatttagGTTTAATAATTTCAAGATTTTATTTGAATCTCTCGCCCTCGCTCCtagattttattttgattctgttAAATCTTTGCATTTTTTGGAGGATAAATTCTGATAAAAAAAgcaagataaaaaataaaatatgagtctttgttttttgtttttaaatataattgtaagatttaaataaaataaaataaaacattactCAAAAATACGTACATTTTTTCCTCATGAGTCATGCCACAGTCCTTTTCAATTTGTCAGGTGTCACcatttttatctaaaattttcaaaatcctAATAGcctatattataaaattaacaGCTTCACATAGCATGATTAGATTTATGGTGACTGACCCGACAAATAATTCAACATTGTTTTTTATGGTTTGAGATTTTTGTTGATTTCTATagtgcattttttttaatggtcTATATTGCTATTTTGGTTCCAATTAACATGTTTCAACGATAAATGATAAATTGACTAGATTCGCATTATAATTGCATTCACATCTACAGTTCTTGAAAGTTGAAACTAACGAAaccacgaaaaaaaaaaaaaaaataggagtaTAACTTTTGAATAACTTGGAGGAAGAAGCTCAGCTGTTGCCCAACAATATTTGTGACATTTTGAAGAGTGCTCGAGCAAATTGCCTtctgaaagtttgtcatgtttaaTTATAGAGAAGTTAACAGAGCCGCGCGCACATATATAATCTGGCGCGGTACGCTAGACGTTGTTCTCGATCTATCTGTTGAACCGTTGATTTTCCTACTTAACTTAGAAATATTGCATTGGACGATATTTCATGAATGAATTGATGTTCGTTTTCCTTCTTAAAAAACACTTGGAGGTAGTTGAAGGTAAACAGTTATATTAATGTGTGATCATTTTATCAATATTAATTGCTATGTACATACCACATATATGTACATACTATAGAGATTCATATggtgactatatatatataattaaaatcttTACCATCAAACCTTATTTCATTATAGTATTCAATTTGTTAATAACATTAACTACGTTAATtgattcttcattttttttatttctcctTTCATTGTTGATGCCATTAACAAAGAAGAAAGTTGAAGATGTAGTCAAAGTTATTTATAGATGGAATATAATGAAATAAGATTTGATGACATGGATTttaattaatagaaaaaaaaaactattttattaaattcggTGAAAATGAACTTAATGTCGTGGgatataataaaatagaaagatCTATTAAAACACTAACTCTGTATAAGGGACCTCTCCAAAGTTCAAACAAATGTATAAGGATCATTTTGCCAAATTGATACTCCCTAAGTCTCATTTCACTTGATTTAGTTCTTTTCTTTACCGATTATTTAAAAGAATAAGATTATAATGTGAAGTATATAGGCTCATATccattataattaaaaattatatattattcaaaaaagaaatagaCAAATCAGGTGAGAGTGAGactattaaaaaagaaaaataggccAAGTATATTGAAACGAAGTGATTATTAAATTTACACATCTAAGgatgtgttctctttggttgtaaatttatcatgtgaaaatgaaagataaacaaaatttcaccctttaaatccttcatttcttttcccacatttcctacttgacctttactcattcctcatttacactacaaagaaggaataatattatcacaccatttttggagggataatattatccctcttttgtagtgtaaatgaggaatgagtaagggtcaagtaagaaatgtgaaaaaagaaatgaatgatttaaagagtaaaattttgtttatcattCATTTtgccatgataaatttataactaaaGAAATCACATTACAGTAATTGTGGAGATAAGATGTACTTTTGAAATGCAGCAATGTACAAGTGCACGGCAGCACGGGCAAGCAAAATTAGGTCACGAGATTGAAATTGAATTCCCCAAATTTCAGAATTGCTTTGCCAGAAGTGAAAAGATAACATATACTTAGTTGTCAGTTTCTTCACAATGAGGGTACAACTTTTTctgttatgtttttttttttttttatcttacaTATCACGTTTCATTCGTATTACCGCACGTGTGTGTATTGGATACTACTCCATATTTGTAAATTGGATTGCATCATcaataatcaaacatgaaatgTACAGTGAAAAATGGAACATAAAGATTAATATGGGCAAATAGTAATAACttaaattagaaaattataaaatactatatattttaTGAGTTATTAAATTATGGAAATCCACACACaaatttaagaatttatatGGATGTATAAAAAAGGACAGCTATATAATTAGTGCTGCTCAGGTTTGGGCTGATCGGTTGACATTTATTGGGCCTTTTCATATTTAGTTTCTGGTTTGATAGTTTTTACTGGACTTATTTCTGTAACTATGGGCCGAAATAATACTACATTGTTCTCTATTTTGCAATGGATCTATACTGTAAATAATCTTGAAATTAAAGCTTCTTAGTATTTTGTAAGCTTTTAATAGCTTATATGTTTAAACAATTTGGATTTtatactctaaaaaaaattattttaaagtggATGCCAGCATTTTGATGTACTAAACTTCTGATACGATTTTTGTAAGACATCACAAATTCACAATATACAATCATTtgcaaatttttttataaattaataatattaaataaataaatttaaaagtcGCGTTACAGAGGACTTGAACTTAAGACATTTGACCTTAAGCATTAACTCCTtgccgcttggccaacacacgaaCACAATCATTTGCAATTTTACACTTTCATATATAGTGTATTCTATCATTGTAGCAACAACACGTATACGTACATACTATTGTTaagtatatttatatatagctCCATATATTTATGAATTCATTGGAATCATATATAGCTCTGTATCAGTATGTATTGAATTCATTTGAACCATTAACAATGTCATTAGCTCAGATACACTTTTAAATTGAAATTCATTGAATTTCAAATGTGGAACATAAACACCATGACTTTTTTAA comes from Salvia miltiorrhiza cultivar Shanhuang (shh) chromosome 3, IMPLAD_Smil_shh, whole genome shotgun sequence and encodes:
- the LOC131015006 gene encoding zinc finger protein CONSTANS-LIKE 4-like codes for the protein MGAETWSLTAKLCDSCKAAPAAVFCRADSAFLCGACDGKIHAANKLASRHGRVWICEVCEQAPASFTCKADAASLCAACDRDIHSANPLARRHERVPVVPFYDSAAKSSPSAECSEEEAEAASWLLPDPNSKVEEEESGSPEYMSAEYLFNDMDPYLDLDLKSGDQKPHHIVDDDHKHYSSDGVVPVQSKTEYGSGHYVPGPVVDGFPTYEMEYPGPKPFMYNFTSQSISQSVSSSSLEVGVVPDHNGAADATESLGKSESVAVALFGMDREARVLRYREKRKNRRFEKTIRYASRKAYAETRPRIKGRFAKVSELEVDSLLAADASSYGVVPTF